A region from the Aegilops tauschii subsp. strangulata cultivar AL8/78 chromosome 5, Aet v6.0, whole genome shotgun sequence genome encodes:
- the LOC109738859 gene encoding cysteine-rich receptor-like protein kinase 25 yields MASPPWVRLVLILLAGIAACHARPLFDGDGDAVIDETPQPLRPSVISCSTASNYTEGSKYHVNLDRLLSAIPVAADSSGFFNGTFGAAGDEVFGMFMCYAGDTDSECQDCLIRAPEGIMKACPHSRTVRAVYNACTIQYSDKSFFSVADLSVVDKVDLSVAPKLEQTPYPTWNDRNHGHWYQGVVLAGYILDTAGVSHTRFKLIHRLMMKACQRPERIAEGTEGFTEAEWVQAVVQCTRDLPASECTRCLSYYTDQLPRWFPNNSGGTIKGSSCYLRYAILADADKPRPRTVRLETYRYSEEYEEEENEHQRNMETARRKHRRKVVIIASLITISVALVVCLIGLLVRFVLYPWRTWVAAARVAMRSMLYRWRTWVAAARVAMRSFMERPPKVAAYFHRKSARQDELEQGTGLRRFRYAELAAATDGFSGRNKLGEGGFGSVYRGFLHDMNLHIAVKKVSKSSRQGWKEFVSEVKIISRLRHRNLVPLVGWFYGGDDDGLLLVYELMPNGSLDAHLYKLDQLLPWAVRYQVALGVGSALMYLHQDTEERVLHRDVKPSNIMLDASFNARLGDFGLARFICDGRGSLTTGAAGTLGYMDPKCVFAGKASVESDIYSFGVVLLEMACGRAPAVAVDDDDGVVIHLLQWVWESHGRGAILEAADARLDGKFDEKEMECIMVVGLWCGHPDPALRPSIRQAVSVLRLEVPPPSLPGKMPVATYLMQPPADDSFGSSVTSGSSGSGDASTTHSARDKFE; encoded by the coding sequence ATGGCTTCACCTCCATGGGTTCGCCTTGTGCTGATACTCCTAGCAGGCATTGCCGCATGCCACGCCCGCCCACTTTTTGACGGCGACGGCGATGCCGTCATCGATGAGACACCCCAGCCCCTGCGGCCATCCGTGATCTCATGCTCAACTGCGAGCAACTACACCGAAGGAAGCAAGTACCATGTGAACCTCGACAGGCTCCTGTCGGCCATCCCCGTGGCCGCCGACTCCAGCGGCTTCTTCAACGGCACATTCGGCGCGGCGGGCGACGAGGTCTTTGGCATGTTCATGTGCTACGCTGGCGACACCGACTCTGAGTGCCAGGACTGCCTCATCCGTGCCCCTGAAGGTATCATGAAGGCGTGTCCTCACAGCCGGACGGTTCGCGCGGTGTACAACGCCTGCACCATCCAATACTCTGACAAGTCCTTCTTCTCTGTTGCTGACCTCTCTGTGGTTGACAAGGTCGACCTTTCCGTCGCGCCCAAGCTGGAACAAACCCCTTACCCAACTTGGAACGACAGAAACCATGGCCATTGGTAccaaggagtcgtactcgcagggTATATCCTGGACACTGCTGGTGTGAGCCACACAAGGTTTAAGTTGATTCATCGGCTCATGATGAAGGCTTGCCAAAGGCCTGAGCGGATCGCTGAGGGCACAGAGGGGTTCACCGAGGCGGAGTGGGTGCAGGCAGTGGTGCAGTGCACGAGGGATCTGCCGGCGAGCGAGTGCACCCGCTGCCTCTCCTACTACACCGATCAGCTGCCGCGATGGTTCCCGAACAACAGCGGTGGCACCATCAAAGGGTCGAGCTGCTACCTGCGCTACGCCATCCTCGCTGACGCTGACAAGCCGCGCCCGCGCACGGTGCGGCTGGAGACGTACCGGTATAGCGAGGAATATGAGGAGGAGGAGAATGAGCACCAGAGGAATATGGAGACAGCGCGCAGAAAACACCGACGAAAGGTTGTCATCATCGCCAGCCTTATCACCATCTCCGTGGCGCTTGTTGTCTGCCTGATCGGCCTATTGGTTCGGTTCGTGTTGTACCCATGGCGAACATGGGTGGCGGCGGCCAGGGTTGCCATGAGATCCATGTTGTACCGGTGGCGAACATGGGTGGCAGCGGCCAGGGTTGCCATGAGATCGTTCATGGAAAGACCTCCTAAAGTGGCGGCCTACTTCCACCGCAAAAGTGCACGCCAAGACGAACTCGAGCAAGGGACTGGGCTGAGACGATTCAGGTATGCCGAGCTCGCTGCCGCCACCGACGGCTTCTCTGGCAGGAACAAGCTGGGAGAAGGAGGCTTCGGTTCCGTGTACCGAGGGTTCCTCCACGACATGAACCTTCACATTGCCGTGAAGAAAGTGTCCAAGAGCTCTCGTCAGGGCTGGAAGGAGTTTGTCTCCGAGGTGAAGATCATTAGCCGTCTCCGGCACCGGAACCTCGTGCCGCTCGTTGGATGGTTCTAtggcggtgacgatgatggtctTTTGCTCGTGTATGAACTGATGCCCAATGGTAGCCTGGACGCACACCTTTACAAGCTGGACCAGCTGCTGCCATGGGCAGTCAGGTATCAGGTCGCGCTCGGTGTGGGTTCAGCGCTGATGTACCTGCACCAGGACACGGAGGAGCGCGTTCTGCATAGGGACGTCAAGCCGAGCAACATCATGCTGGACGCGTCCTTCAATGCCAGGCTTGGTGACTTCGGGCTTGCGAGGTTTATCTGCGATGGCCGGGGCTCATTGACGACGGGTGCAGCCGGGACGCTCGGCTACATGGACCCGAAGTGCGTGTTTGCGGGCAAAGCCAGTGTGGAATCTGACATCTACAGCTTCGGTGTCGTCCTGCTCGAGATGGCCTGTGGtcgggcgccagcggtggctgtaGACGACGATGACGGAGTTGTCATCCACTTGTTGCAGTGGGTATGGGAGTCGCACGGCCGAGGGGCTATCCTCGAGGCAGCCGACGCGCGGCTGGACGGCAAGTTTGACGAGAAAGAGATGGAGTGTATCATGGTGGTCGGGCTCTGGTGCGGACACCCTGACCCCGCCTTGAGGCCGTCCATCAGGCAGGCCGTGAGTGTGCTGCGGTTGGAGGTGCCGCCGCCAAGCCTCCCGGGGAAGATGCCGGTGGCAACCTACCTGATGCAGCCGCCGGCTGACGATTCTTTTGGTTCCTCGGTGACCAGCGGCAGCAGCGGCAGCGGGGATGCCAGCACGACTCATTCTGCTCGAGATAAATTCGAGTAG
- the LOC109738844 gene encoding L-type lectin-domain containing receptor kinase IX.1-like, giving the protein MSRMRFELVNRLMVKAGQADERIAEGTQQFTDTQWVRAVVQCTRDLLASECTRCLSYYTDQLPRLFPNNSGGAIKGYSCYLGCAILADRPSTVRLNRHRYSESYEKEMKAQELERRRKRRKVAIIVCLIIGAVVLVLFMIGLLVRFLFNWWRRRMAAAGVSVTSEPLKEYFRGKSIYQGELEEGTGPRRFTYDELVPATDGFSGRNKLGEGGFGSVYRGFLHDTNLHIAVKKVSKTSRQGWKEFVSEVKIISRLRHRNLVPLVGWFYGGDDDDFLLVYELMPNGSLDAHLYKPDHLLPWAVRYGVALGLGSGLLYLHEDVEQRVVHRDVKPSNIMLDASFNAKLGDFGLARFVRDGQGSFTTGAAGTLGYMDPKCVFVGTASVESDVYSFGVVLVEMACGRTPAVVRDDDGGGVVHLLQWVWESYGRGAILEAADARLDGKFDEKEMERVMVVGLWCGHPDPGLRPSIRQAVSVLRLEAPLPSLPAKMPVATYMMRPEVDESFGSSVVNRGGGSVDSSMTHSTRGKVE; this is encoded by the coding sequence ATGAGCCGCATGAGATTCGAGTTGGTTAATCGGCTCATGGTGAAGGCCGGCCAAGCAGACGAGCGGATCGCCGAGGGCACGCAGCAGTTCACCGACACACAGTGGGTGCGGGCGGTGGTGCAGTGTACTAGGGACCTGCTGGCGAGCGAGTGCACACGCTGCCTCTCCTACTACACCGACCAGCTGCCGCGATTGTTTCCAAACAACAGCGGCGGCGCCATCAAGGGGTACAGCTGCTACTTGGGTTGCGCCATCCTTGCCGACAGGCCGtccacggtgcggctgaacaggCACCGGTATAGCGAGAGTTATGAGAAGGAGATGAAAGCCCAAGAGCTGGAGCGTAGGAGAAAACGGCGAAAGGTGGCTATCATCGTGTGTCTTATTATCGGCGCCGTGGTGCTCGTACTCTTTATGATCGGCCTATTGGTTCGGTTCCTGTTTAACTGGTGGCGAAGAAGGATGGCAGCGGCCGGGGTGTCCGTGACATCAGAGCCGCTGAAAGAGTACTTCCGTGGCAAAAGCATATATCAAGGCGAGCTCGAGGAAGGGACAGGGCCAAGGCGATTCACATACGATGAGCTTGTGCCCGCCACAGACGGCTTCTCCGGCAGGAACAAGCTAGGCGAAGGAGGCTTCGGGTCCGTGTACCGGGGATTCCTCCATGACACGAACCTTCATATCGCCGTGAAGAAAGTGTCCAAGACCTCTCGCCAGGGCTGGAAGGAGTTTGTCTCGGAGGTAAAGATCATTAGCAGGCTCCGGCACCGGAACCTCGTGCCGCTTGTTGGATGGTTCTATGGAGGCGACGACGATGATTTTCTCCTCGTCTACGAGCTGATGCCCAATGGCAGCCTGGACGCTCACCTGTACAAGCCGGACCACCTGCTGCCATGGGCAGTCAGATATGGGGTCGCACTTGGCCTTGGCTCCGGGCTGCTGTACCTGCACGAGGACGTGGAGCAGCGCGTCGTGCACAGGGACGTCAAGCCGAGCAACATCATGCTGGACGCGTCCTTCAACGCCAAGCTCGGTGACTTCGGGCTCGCCAGGTTCGTCCGCGATGGTCAAGGCTCGTTCACGACAGGCGCAGCTGGGACGCTTGGGTACATGGACCCGAAGTGCGTGTTTGTGGGCACGGCCAGTGTGGAGTCCGACGTGTACAGCTTCGGCGTTGTCCTAGTCGAGATGGCATGTGGCCGGACGCCGGCGGTAGTCCGTGACGATGATGGCGGAGGAGTTGTCCACCTGTTGCAGTGGGTATGGGAGTCATATGGCAGAGGTGCCATCCTGGAGGCAGCCGACGCCCGACTGGATGGCAAGTTCGACGAGAAAGAGATGGAGCGCGTCATGGTGGTTGGGCTCTGGTGCGGGCACCCCGACCCTGGCCTGAGGCCGTCCATCAGGCAGGCCGTCAGCGTGCTGCGGTTGGAGGCGCCGCTGCCGAGCCTCCCGGCGAAGATGCCGGTGGCGACATATATGATGCGGCCAGAGGTTGATGAATCTTTCGGTTCTTCCGTGGTCaaccgcggcggcggcagcgtggACTCCAGCATGACTCATTCTACTCGAGGCAAAGTCGAGTAG
- the LOC109738851 gene encoding L-type lectin-domain containing receptor kinase IX.1, whose amino-acid sequence MPRRLTSSIPCSSCSSTKRSKMHPFFLFLLIFLLPHEILSGTAAAASCNRWCGDTTVPYPFGFSDGCPIALSCDADTSPTLPYTGGGSGTSYRVVSFNSTISTVMVSLPVSCIRSVPDVRRALSGANYGVSARTMLSVRGCHNASASSCIIPAGVISRLLDTARCDGSDASVKCVASVAPNASAGLAYRQFLRWEDVEKASCNDVLASGVCLDMVDGVLSLANEVAELAWWLNGTCVGGGGGCAANATCSDVNTPSGSVGHRCTCVAGMDGDGFLPGDGCYVGASLRGVSSSKRRKLTLLVSVFGAFVLSLGIFSLFLVHRRRKRNATTKTTNQIPKKAVTHFDGELVEKELEQGANGPRPFSYHELTIATDNFSDDRALGRGGFGSVYRGFMSNMKREVAVKRVSETSRQGWKEFISEVRIISRLRHRNLVQLIGWCHGGDELLLVYELMHNGSLDSHLYRSDCMLTWPARYEIVLGVGSALLYLHQETEQRVVHRDIKPSNIMLDASFIAKLGDFGLARLINDGRKLHTTGIAGTMGYIDPESLLAGRASVESDVYSFGIVLLEVASGQRPALVQEDGDVVHLVQWVWDLYGKGSILDATDERLKGEFDSREMERVMVVGLWCAHLDRAMRPSIRQALNVLRSEAPLPSLPDRMPVATYGPPTNHSSSGTLALSSVSGR is encoded by the exons ATGCCTAGAAGACTGACTTCATCAATACCGTGCTCATCTTGTTCTAGCACCAAGAGATCGAAGATGCAccccttcttcctcttcctcctcattTTCTTGCTTCCCCATGAAATCCTCTCCGGCACAGCAGCCGCCGCCTCGTGTAACCGCTGGTGCGGCGACACCACCGTCCCCTACCCCTTCGGCTTCTCCGACGGCTGCCCCATCGCCCTGTCATGCGACGCCGACACCTCGCCGACCCTCCCATACACAGGAGGAGGCAGCGGCACATCGTACCGCGTTGTCTCCTTCAACTCCACCATCTCCACCGTCATGGTCAGCCTCCCTGTGTCGTGCATCCGCAGCGTCCCAGATGTCAGGAGGGCGCTCTCGGGCGCCAATTACGGCGTCTCCGCGCGCACCATGCTCTCCGTCCGAGGGTGCCACAACGCGTCGGCATCCAGCTGCATCATACCCGCGGGCGTCATTTCGAGGCTGCTCGACACAGCGCGGTGCGACGGCAGCGATGCCTCCGTGAAGTGTGTCGCCTCCGTTGCGCCGAACGCCTCCGCCGGGTTGGCGTACAGGCAGTTCCTGCGGTGGGAAGACGTGGAGAAGGCAAGCTGCAATGACGTGCTGGCGTCGGGGGTGTGTCTGGACATGGTGGATGGGGTGCTGTCGCTGGCCAACGAGGTGGCGGAGCTGGCGTGGTGGCTCAACGGCACgtgcgtcggcggcggcgggggttgCGCGGCGAACGCGACGTGCTCCGATGTAAATACGCCGAGCGGGTCGGTGGGGCACCGGTGCACGTGCGTGGCAGGAATGGACGGCGACGGGTTCTTGCCTGGAGACGGATGCTACGTCG GTGCATCCCTGCGTGGTGTCTCAAGCTCAAAGCGCCGAAAACTAACACTGCTAGTCAGCGTATTTGGCGCGTTCGTGCTTTCTCTCGGCATCTTTTCCCTCTTCCTCGTACACCGGCGGAGAAAGCGCAATGCCACGACGAAGACAACCAATCAGATCCCGAAAAAGGCAGTAACACACTTCGATGGCGAACTCGTAGAAAAGGAGCTAGAGCAAGGAGCCAATGGACCCCGGCCATTTTCCTACCATGAGCTCACCATCGCCACCGACAACTTCTCTGATGATAGGGCGCTAGGGAGAGGAGGCTTCGGGTCTGTGTACCGAGGGTTTATGAGCAACATGAAACGGGAAGTGGCTGTCAAGAGGGTTTCTGAGACCTCCCGGCAGGGTTGGAAGGAGTTCATCTCCGAGGTGCGGATCATTAGTCGGCTCAGGCACCGGAACCTTGTGCAGCTCATTGGTTGGTgccacggcggcgacgagctcctcCTCGTCTATGAGCTTATGCACAATGGCAGCCTCGATTCTCATTTGTACAGATCTGACTGCATGCTGACATGGCCTGCTAG ATATGAGATAGTGCTCGGTGTAGGTTCGGCGCTTCTATATCTGCACCAAGAGACGGAGCAACGCGTGGTGCACAGGGACATCAAGCCTAGCAACATTATGCTAGACGCCTCCTTCATCGCCAAACTCGGTGACTTTGGGCTCGCCAGGCTCATCAATGACGGCCGGAAATTGCACACGACCGGCATAGCCGGCACGATGGGGTACATCGATCCGGAGAGCTTGCTGGCCGGCAGGGCGAGCGTCGAGTCGGATGTGTACAGCTTTGGAATTGTCCTCCTTGAGGTAGCCTCTGGGCAGCGGCCAGCTCTAGTCCAGGAAGACGGTGACGTCGTCCACCTGGTGCAGTGGGTGTGGGACTTGTATGGCAAAGGATCAATTCTAGACGCCACCGACGAGCGACTTAAGGGGGAGTTTGACAGCAGGGAGATGGAGCGTGTTATGGTCGTGGGGCTCTGGTGTGCGCACCTTGACCGTGCGATGCGTCCATCCATCAGGCAAGCGTTGAACGTGCTGCGGTCTGAAGCGCCATTACCAAGCCTCCCGGATAGGATGCCGGTAGCCACCTATGGGCCACCGACTAATCATTCGAGTTCCGGAACTTTGGCGCTGAGCAGCGTCAGTGGCCGGTGA
- the LOC109738829 gene encoding L-type lectin-domain containing receptor kinase IX.1 isoform X1: MQHFFLFLLLLVFLLPHETSYSAAAASGGGDRCSRRCGGATVPYPLGFSPGCPIALWCDASISTPILPYIGENGTTYRVIAFNSTISTVVVGLSPSCSRSVPEARRVLSGGNYGVSSRTGLFLRGGCGGVNASAGAGCSVPVDVMSRLLRTAQCVGISNDTSPAAVACVASRPANSTAAVNEQFLLWEKVEKQKCDEVLTSTVFVLTPEGTATLEFGVAELGWWLNGTCGTGGGERCAANATCTDVQTPNGELGHRCECVAGMEGDGFLAGDGCYLGGSPHDVVSSSKVRQIFIVIGLISSLGITVFFFIYGRKRRNALMKTTKQLPKKAAIFFNGEVMEDELEQGASGPRRFSYSEIAVATDNFSNDMALGRGGFGFVYQGFISDMNREVAVKRVSETSRQGWKEFVSEVRIISRLRHRNLVQLIGWCHGGDELLLVYDLMHNGSLDTHLYRSDHGLTWLIRYDILLGVASALLYLHQETEQRVVHRDIKPSNIMLDASFTAKLGDFGLARLINDGRRSHTTGIAGTMGYIDPESMLAGRASIESDVYSFGVVLLEVACGRRPALVQEDGDVVHLVQWVWDLYGRGSIFGAVDKQLRGEFDGTEMERVMVAGLWCAHPDRGMRPSIRQVVNVLRSEAPLPSLPARMPVATYGPPTNHSSVGTLLMTSVSGR; this comes from the exons ATGCAGcacttcttcctcttcctcttgcTCCTCGTTTTCTTGCTTCCCCATGAAACCAGCTACTCCGCGGCCGCAGCTTCCGGCGGCGGTGACAGGTGCAGCCGCCGGTGTGGCGGTGCCACCGTCCCATACCCTCTCGGATTCTCCCCCGGCTGCCCCATCGCCCTGTGGTGCGACGCCAGCATATCCACGCCGATCCTCCCATACATAGGAGAGAACGGCACCACGTACCGCGTGATAGCCTTCAACTCCACCATCTCCACCGTCGTTGTCGGCCTCTCGCCGTCGTGCAGCCGCAGCGTCCCCGAGGCCAGGAGGGTGCTCTCCGGGGGCAACTACGGCGTGTCGTCTCGCACCGGTCTTTTCCTCCGCGGCGGCTGCGGCGGGGTCAACGCGTCGGCGGGCGCTGGATGTAGCGTGCCCGTGGACGTCATGTCCAGGTTGCTCCGCACGGCGCAGTGCGTCGGCATCAGCAACGACACCTCGCCCGCCGCTGTGGCGTGCGTCGCTTCCCGTCCGGCAAACTCCACCGCGGCGGTGAATGAGCAGTTTCTGCTGTGGGAGAAGGTCGAGAAGCAAAAGTGCGACGAGGTGCTAACCTCCACGGTGTTCGTGCTCACGCCGGAGGGGACGGCTACGCTGGAGTTCGGCGTGGCCGAGCTCGGCTGGTGGCTCAACGGGACGTGCGGCACCGGCGGGGGCGAGCGTTGCGCGGCGAACGCGACGTGCACCGACGTACAAACGCCTAACGGGGAGTTGGGGCACCGGTGCGAGTGCGTGGCGGGGATGGAGGGCGACGGCTTCTTGGCCGGCGACGGATGCTACCTCG GTGGATCCCCTCATGATGTTGTCTCAAGCTCCAAGGTGCGGCAAATATTCATAGTTATTGGCTTGATATCTTCTCTTGGCATCACTGTCTTCTTCTTCATCTATGGCCGGAAAAGGCGCAATGCCCTGATGAAGACAACAAAACAACTACCCAAAAAGGCAGCCATATTCTTCAATGGGGAAGTCATGGAGGACGAGCTAGAGCAAGGAGCCAGCGGCCCCCGGCGATTTTCCTACAGTGAGATTGCCGTCGCCACTGATAACTTTTCAAATGACATGGCACTCGGGAGAGGAGGCTTCGGGTTTGTATATCAAGGGTTTATTAGTGACATGAACCGTGAAGTGGCTGTCAAGAGGGTGTCTGAGACCTCTCGACAGGGTTGGAAGGAGTTCGTCTCTGAGGTGCGGATCATTAGTCGGCTCAGGCATCGAAACCTTGTGCAGCTCATAGGCTGGTGCCACGGTGGAGACGAGCTTCTCCTCGTCTACGACCTGATGCACAATGGCAGCCTCGACACTCATTTGTATAGATCCGACCATGGGCTGACATGGCTGATAAG GTATGACATATTGCTCGGCGTAGCTTCGGCGCTTCTGTACCTGCACCAAGAGACGGAGCAACGTGTGGTGCACAGGGACATCAAGCCTAGCAACATCATGTTAGACGCCTCCTTCACAGCCAAGCTCGGTGACTTCGGGCTCGCGAGGCTCATCAATGACGGACGGAGATCGCACACGACCGGCATAGCTGGCACGATGGGGTACATCGATCCGGAGAGCATGCTGGCCGGCAGGGCGAGCATCGAGTCAGACGTGTATAGCTTCGGGGTCGTCCTTCTCGAGGTTGCATGTGGGCGGCGACCAGCTTTGGTCCAGGAAGACGGTGATGTCGTCCACCTGGTCCAATGGGTCTGGGACTTGTATGGCAGAGGATCAATCTTTGGCGCTGTCGACAAGCAACTTAGGGGGGAGTTTGACGGCACGGAGATGGAGCGTGTTATGGTCGCGGGGCTCTGGTGCGCGCACCCTGACCGTGGCATGCGACCATCCATCAGGCAAGTGGTGAACGTGCTGCGGTCCGAAGCGCCATTACCAAGTCTCCCGGCGAGGATGCCGGTGGCGACCTATGGGCCGCCGACTAATCATTCGAGTGTCGGAACTTTGCTGATGACCAGTGTCAGTGGCCGGTGA
- the LOC109738829 gene encoding L-type lectin-domain containing receptor kinase IX.1 isoform X2, translated as MKLHGGAYAFTKLLRSPATMSCPSTPPPPPSSLASRLRAAVASPMPGGRSPAPTTESRPAPGCSSAVIAAATRPYAACRRPSCPGCSARHSAATTPRPLPCCVSPPLHVQNASVARADQFLRWEKVEKQSCDDVMTSAVYMDTPEETMSLEYGVVELGWWVNGICAGDEAGGQCVAEATCADVDAPSGSVGHRCVCVAGMNGDGFLAGDGCYVGGSPHDVVSSSKVRQIFIVIGLISSLGITVFFFIYGRKRRNALMKTTKQLPKKAAIFFNGEVMEDELEQGASGPRRFSYSEIAVATDNFSNDMALGRGGFGFVYQGFISDMNREVAVKRVSETSRQGWKEFVSEVRIISRLRHRNLVQLIGWCHGGDELLLVYDLMHNGSLDTHLYRSDHGLTWLIRYDILLGVASALLYLHQETEQRVVHRDIKPSNIMLDASFTAKLGDFGLARLINDGRRSHTTGIAGTMGYIDPESMLAGRASIESDVYSFGVVLLEVACGRRPALVQEDGDVVHLVQWVWDLYGRGSIFGAVDKQLRGEFDGTEMERVMVAGLWCAHPDRGMRPSIRQVVNVLRSEAPLPSLPARMPVATYGPPTNHSSVGTLLMTSVSGR; from the exons ATGAAATTGCACGGAGGAGCATACGCATTTACAAAACTACTTCGCTCTCCGGCGACCATGTCGTGTCCTTCAACTCCACCGCCTCCACCATCGTCGTTGGCCTCCCGCCTTCGTGCAGCCGTAGCGTCTCCGATGCCAGGAGGGCGCTCTCCGGCGCCAACTACGGAGTCTCGTCCCGCACCGGGCTGTTCCTCCGCGGTCATTGCGGCAGCAACACGTCCGTATGCAGCGTGCCGGCGGCCGTCATGTCCAGGCTGCTCCGCACGGCACAGTGCAGCGACGACACCTCGGCCACTGCCGTGTTGTGTGTCGCCTCCGCTGCACGTACAGAATGCCAGCGTAGCGAGGGCGGACCAGTTTCTGCGGTGGGAGAAGGTGGAGAAGCAAAGCTGTGACGATGTGATGACCTCCGCGGTATACATGGACACGCCGGAGGAGACCATGTCGCTGGAGTATGGGGTGGTGGAGCTGGGGTGGTGGGTCAATGGCATCTGCGCCGGGGATGAGGCTGGCGGCCAGTGCGTGGCAGAGGCGACGTGCGCTGACGTAGATGCGCCGAGTGGGTCGGTGGGGCACCGGTGCGTGTGCGTGGCGGGGATGAACGGCGACGGGTTCTTGGCTGGAGACGGTTGCTACGTCG GTGGATCCCCTCATGATGTTGTCTCAAGCTCCAAGGTGCGGCAAATATTCATAGTTATTGGCTTGATATCTTCTCTTGGCATCACTGTCTTCTTCTTCATCTATGGCCGGAAAAGGCGCAATGCCCTGATGAAGACAACAAAACAACTACCCAAAAAGGCAGCCATATTCTTCAATGGGGAAGTCATGGAGGACGAGCTAGAGCAAGGAGCCAGCGGCCCCCGGCGATTTTCCTACAGTGAGATTGCCGTCGCCACTGATAACTTTTCAAATGACATGGCACTCGGGAGAGGAGGCTTCGGGTTTGTATATCAAGGGTTTATTAGTGACATGAACCGTGAAGTGGCTGTCAAGAGGGTGTCTGAGACCTCTCGACAGGGTTGGAAGGAGTTCGTCTCTGAGGTGCGGATCATTAGTCGGCTCAGGCATCGAAACCTTGTGCAGCTCATAGGCTGGTGCCACGGTGGAGACGAGCTTCTCCTCGTCTACGACCTGATGCACAATGGCAGCCTCGACACTCATTTGTATAGATCCGACCATGGGCTGACATGGCTGATAAG GTATGACATATTGCTCGGCGTAGCTTCGGCGCTTCTGTACCTGCACCAAGAGACGGAGCAACGTGTGGTGCACAGGGACATCAAGCCTAGCAACATCATGTTAGACGCCTCCTTCACAGCCAAGCTCGGTGACTTCGGGCTCGCGAGGCTCATCAATGACGGACGGAGATCGCACACGACCGGCATAGCTGGCACGATGGGGTACATCGATCCGGAGAGCATGCTGGCCGGCAGGGCGAGCATCGAGTCAGACGTGTATAGCTTCGGGGTCGTCCTTCTCGAGGTTGCATGTGGGCGGCGACCAGCTTTGGTCCAGGAAGACGGTGATGTCGTCCACCTGGTCCAATGGGTCTGGGACTTGTATGGCAGAGGATCAATCTTTGGCGCTGTCGACAAGCAACTTAGGGGGGAGTTTGACGGCACGGAGATGGAGCGTGTTATGGTCGCGGGGCTCTGGTGCGCGCACCCTGACCGTGGCATGCGACCATCCATCAGGCAAGTGGTGAACGTGCTGCGGTCCGAAGCGCCATTACCAAGTCTCCCGGCGAGGATGCCGGTGGCGACCTATGGGCCGCCGACTAATCATTCGAGTGTCGGAACTTTGCTGATGACCAGTGTCAGTGGCCGGTGA